In Luteitalea sp. TBR-22, one genomic interval encodes:
- the carB gene encoding carbamoyl-phosphate synthase large subunit, whose product MPRRTDISRVLVIGSGPIVIGQACEFDYSGTQACKALRSEGLEVVLINSNPATIMTDPELADRTYVEPLTVEMVEQVIIREKPDALLPTVGGQTALNLAVALAKAGILEKHGVKLIGAQIDAIELAEDRLKFKDAMKEIGIPVPISAVVHSLEQALECIAEVGFPAIIRPSFTMGGVGGGIAYNLEEYREICERGISLSPVHEILVEQSVIGWKEYELEVMRDHADNFVVICSIENVDAMGVHTGDSITVAPAITLSDREYHRLRDAARRIIRRVGVETGGSNIQFAVNPANGDYIVIEMNPRVSRSSALASKATGFPIAKIAAKLALGYTLDEIPNDITRVTPASFEPTIDYIVCKIPRWAFEKFPTADATLTTQMKSVGEAMAIGRTFKEAFLKGIRSLELASNGASLFGQPVDDDEEKVEALRRSLVIPNDRRMWSIFRALERGWTVAQVHELTHIDPWFLEQFQELVELGKMARDIGLRNMSEDLLRTLKRNGFGDRDIARLCDVNEGAVREKREELGLRNVYKRIDTCAAEFESFTPYLYGTFERECEAEPTPRKKVVILGSGPNRIGQGIEFDYCCCHAAFAARDEGFETVMVNCNPETVSTDYDTVDRLYFEPLTLEDVLAVIEREKSAGGEVSCVVQFGGQTPLKLALALQEAGVRIIGTSPDSIDLAEDRERFSQLLWDLGIPQPANGMAASRDEAREVAARIGYPVVVRPSYVLGGRAMAIVYDAGTLDNYMANAVDVSPEKPILIDRFLEDAFELDVDAVADGQGGVVIGGVMEHIEEAGIHSGDSSCVVPTYLVAEKHLETIKDYTRRIARALNVIGLMNAQFAIKDDTVYVLEVNPRASRTVPYLSKATGVPLAKVAARVMTGKSLADLGLVQDLGVTGVFVKAPVFPFVRFPGVDTILGPEMKSTGEVMGGAATFGTAFAKAQIAAGQKLPLEGAAFISVNNDDKANVVPIARDLAALGFRLVATRGTAAYLRAHGLDVEVVYKINEGRPHVGDRIVNKQIQLVINTPLGRESFFDDRSVRRVAMMQGVPCITTLTGGAATVSAIRALREQGLDVRSLQEYHGTVATTV is encoded by the coding sequence ATGCCCCGCCGTACCGACATCTCCCGCGTGCTCGTCATCGGTTCCGGCCCGATCGTCATCGGCCAGGCCTGCGAGTTCGACTATTCCGGCACCCAGGCGTGCAAGGCGCTCCGCAGCGAGGGCCTCGAGGTCGTCCTGATCAACAGCAATCCGGCGACGATCATGACCGACCCGGAGCTGGCCGACCGCACGTACGTCGAGCCGCTCACCGTCGAGATGGTCGAGCAGGTGATCATCCGCGAGAAGCCCGACGCGCTCCTGCCGACCGTCGGCGGGCAGACGGCGCTGAACCTCGCGGTGGCGCTGGCCAAGGCCGGCATCCTCGAGAAGCACGGCGTGAAGCTGATCGGCGCGCAGATCGACGCCATCGAGCTCGCCGAGGACCGCCTGAAGTTCAAGGACGCGATGAAGGAGATCGGCATCCCCGTGCCGATCTCCGCCGTCGTCCACTCGCTCGAGCAGGCGCTCGAGTGCATCGCGGAGGTCGGCTTCCCGGCGATCATCCGCCCGTCGTTCACGATGGGCGGCGTCGGCGGCGGCATCGCCTACAACCTCGAGGAGTACCGCGAGATCTGCGAGCGCGGCATCAGCCTGAGCCCGGTCCACGAGATCCTCGTGGAGCAGTCGGTGATCGGCTGGAAGGAGTACGAGCTCGAGGTGATGCGCGACCACGCCGACAACTTCGTGGTCATCTGCTCGATCGAGAACGTCGATGCGATGGGCGTGCACACCGGCGACTCCATCACGGTGGCGCCGGCCATCACGCTGTCGGACCGCGAGTACCACCGCCTGCGCGACGCGGCGCGGCGGATCATCCGGCGGGTCGGCGTCGAGACCGGCGGCAGCAACATCCAGTTCGCCGTCAATCCGGCCAACGGCGACTACATCGTCATCGAGATGAACCCGCGCGTGTCGCGCAGCTCGGCGCTCGCGTCCAAGGCCACCGGCTTCCCGATCGCGAAGATCGCCGCCAAGCTGGCGCTCGGCTACACGCTGGACGAGATCCCCAACGACATCACGCGGGTGACCCCGGCGTCCTTCGAGCCGACGATCGACTACATCGTCTGCAAGATCCCGCGCTGGGCGTTCGAGAAGTTCCCGACCGCCGACGCGACGCTCACCACGCAGATGAAGTCGGTGGGCGAGGCGATGGCCATCGGGCGGACGTTCAAGGAAGCGTTCCTCAAGGGCATCCGCTCGCTGGAGCTGGCCAGCAACGGCGCGTCGCTGTTCGGCCAGCCGGTCGACGACGACGAGGAGAAGGTGGAGGCGCTGCGCCGGTCGCTGGTGATCCCGAACGACCGCCGCATGTGGTCGATCTTCCGCGCGCTCGAGCGCGGCTGGACGGTCGCCCAGGTGCACGAGCTCACGCACATCGACCCGTGGTTCCTCGAGCAGTTCCAGGAGCTGGTCGAGCTCGGGAAGATGGCCCGCGACATCGGCCTGCGCAACATGTCGGAGGACCTGCTGCGGACCCTCAAGCGCAACGGCTTCGGCGATCGCGACATCGCGCGGCTCTGCGACGTCAACGAAGGCGCGGTGCGGGAGAAGCGCGAGGAGCTCGGCCTGCGCAACGTCTACAAGCGCATCGACACCTGCGCCGCGGAGTTCGAGTCGTTCACGCCGTACCTGTACGGCACGTTCGAGCGCGAGTGCGAGGCCGAGCCGACGCCTCGCAAGAAGGTCGTCATCCTGGGCAGCGGTCCGAACCGCATCGGCCAGGGCATCGAGTTCGACTACTGCTGCTGCCACGCCGCCTTCGCGGCCCGCGACGAGGGCTTCGAGACGGTGATGGTCAACTGCAACCCGGAGACGGTGTCGACCGACTACGACACGGTCGACCGCCTGTACTTCGAGCCGCTCACGCTCGAGGACGTGCTGGCGGTGATCGAGCGCGAGAAGTCGGCCGGCGGCGAGGTGTCGTGCGTCGTCCAGTTCGGGGGCCAGACGCCGCTGAAGCTGGCGCTGGCGCTGCAGGAGGCGGGCGTGCGGATCATCGGCACGTCCCCCGACTCGATCGACCTGGCCGAGGATCGCGAGCGCTTCTCGCAGCTGCTCTGGGACCTCGGGATTCCGCAGCCGGCCAACGGCATGGCGGCCAGCCGCGACGAGGCCCGCGAGGTGGCGGCGCGCATCGGCTACCCGGTGGTCGTGCGCCCGTCGTACGTGCTCGGTGGCCGGGCGATGGCCATCGTCTACGACGCCGGCACCCTCGACAACTACATGGCCAACGCCGTGGACGTGTCGCCGGAGAAGCCGATCCTCATCGACCGCTTCCTCGAGGACGCCTTCGAGCTCGACGTGGACGCCGTGGCCGACGGCCAGGGGGGCGTCGTCATCGGCGGCGTGATGGAGCACATCGAGGAGGCGGGCATCCACTCGGGTGACAGTTCCTGCGTGGTGCCGACCTACCTGGTCGCCGAGAAGCACCTCGAGACGATCAAGGACTACACGCGCCGCATCGCCCGGGCGCTGAACGTGATCGGCCTGATGAACGCGCAGTTCGCGATCAAGGACGACACGGTCTACGTGCTCGAGGTGAACCCGCGCGCCTCGCGGACGGTGCCGTACCTGTCCAAGGCGACCGGCGTGCCGCTGGCCAAGGTCGCCGCCAGGGTGATGACCGGCAAGTCGCTGGCCGACCTGGGCCTGGTGCAGGACCTCGGCGTGACCGGCGTGTTCGTCAAGGCGCCGGTGTTCCCGTTCGTGCGGTTCCCGGGTGTCGACACGATCCTCGGACCCGAGATGAAGAGCACGGGCGAGGTGATGGGCGGCGCGGCGACCTTCGGCACCGCCTTCGCCAAGGCGCAGATCGCCGCCGGCCAGAAGCTCCCGCTCGAGGGCGCGGCGTTCATCAGCGTCAACAACGACGACAAGGCCAACGTCGTGCCGATCGCCCGCGACCTGGCCGCGCTCGGCTTCAGGCTGGTGGCGACGCGTGGCACGGCCGCGTACCTGCGCGCCCACGGCCTCGACGTCGAGGTGGTCTACAAGATCAACGAGGGGCGCCCGCACGTCGGCGACCGCATCGTCAACAAGCAGATCCAGCTGGTCATCAACACGCCGCTCGGGCGCGAGTCGTTCTTCGACGACCGGAGCGTGCGTCGCGTGGCCATGATGCAGGGCGTGCCCTGCATCACCACCCTCACCGGCGGCGCCGCCACGGTGAGCGCCATCAGGGCACTGCGCGAACAGGGCCTCGACGTGCGCTCGCTGCAGGAGTACCACGGCACGGTGGCCACCACGGTCTGA
- the carA gene encoding glutamine-hydrolyzing carbamoyl-phosphate synthase small subunit yields MKALLALENGQVFEGVAAGATGETSGEVVFNTSLTGYQEVLTDPSYAGQIVTMTAPLIGNYGVSPEDMESRAPQVAGFVMREESRVASNWRSESTLKEYLTRHDIVAISDIDTRALTRVLRSSGVMRGVIATGAGVRGEDLVEKARSARQMAGLDLVKDVTCAAPFDWKPTEEPGATVARDLILEPQRRAGRRLKVAAYDLGMKYNILRRFAEHGIDVRVYPATTPAGELLKDAPDGVFFSNGPGDPAALPYVVDNAKALAAADVPVFGICLGHQVLAQALGARTFKLKFGHRGTNHPVKHVASGAVEITSQNHGFAVDPESIPADVEVTHVNLYDHTVEGLKHRTRPIFCVQYHPEAAPGPHDADYLFREFLDAMEARA; encoded by the coding sequence ATGAAAGCGCTACTCGCACTCGAGAATGGCCAGGTCTTCGAAGGCGTGGCCGCCGGCGCCACGGGGGAGACCAGTGGCGAAGTCGTCTTCAACACGAGCCTGACCGGCTATCAGGAGGTCCTCACCGATCCCTCGTACGCCGGTCAGATCGTCACGATGACGGCCCCCCTCATCGGCAACTACGGCGTGTCCCCCGAGGACATGGAGTCGCGCGCGCCGCAGGTGGCCGGCTTCGTGATGCGCGAGGAGTCGCGCGTGGCGAGCAACTGGCGCTCCGAGTCGACGCTGAAGGAGTACCTGACGCGCCACGACATCGTCGCGATCTCCGACATCGACACGCGAGCGCTCACGCGGGTGCTGCGCTCGTCGGGCGTGATGCGCGGGGTGATCGCGACCGGGGCAGGGGTGCGGGGCGAGGATCTGGTGGAGAAGGCGCGGAGCGCCCGCCAGATGGCCGGGCTCGACCTGGTCAAGGACGTCACGTGTGCCGCGCCGTTCGACTGGAAGCCGACCGAGGAGCCTGGCGCCACCGTCGCGCGCGACCTGATCCTCGAGCCGCAGCGGCGTGCGGGCCGTCGCCTCAAGGTGGCCGCCTACGACCTCGGCATGAAGTACAACATCCTGCGTCGCTTCGCCGAGCACGGCATCGACGTGCGCGTGTACCCGGCGACGACGCCGGCGGGCGAGCTGCTCAAGGACGCCCCTGACGGCGTGTTCTTCAGCAACGGCCCCGGCGACCCGGCGGCGCTCCCGTACGTGGTCGACAACGCGAAGGCCCTCGCGGCCGCCGACGTGCCCGTGTTCGGGATCTGCCTCGGCCACCAGGTGCTCGCGCAGGCGCTCGGCGCCCGCACGTTCAAGCTGAAGTTCGGCCACCGCGGCACCAACCATCCGGTCAAGCACGTGGCGTCGGGCGCGGTGGAGATCACCTCGCAGAACCACGGCTTCGCGGTCGACCCGGAGAGCATCCCGGCCGATGTCGAGGTGACGCACGTGAACCTGTACGACCACACGGTGGAGGGGCTCAAGCACAGGACGCGGCCCATCTTCTGCGTGCAGTACCACCCCGAGGCGGCGCCGGGGCCCCACGACGCCGACTACCTGTTCCGCGAGTTCCTCGACGCCATGGAGGCGCGCGCCTAG
- a CDS encoding PEGA domain-containing protein encodes MEDERGRLQVLKLITEIAGDGPQLAEHLERVRLALPQHPALLPLTEVGLSPEGVYLTSPVVTAPTVEGRLRGGRQSLEATLPWLRAITAGMQAAHDAGVWHGAIHPRDVLITDEGGMLTGVGVAPVLESLDMQAPVRVPFTAPERASGRPWDARADQYSLAMLALDALSGRRLIAGTIPAFDRWTLAETPTEDARLHDVFVRALHPDPDQRFASVEAWLLALAGDQAPAEAGALSRFAREGVILATPAVDSSRDIAVQPIEDPEGVALSLFPEEEDTALAAVEEPAGAEVVPTAEEEPEQEWLVADVPAEAQDQDPLVLRSSAGPAEEPPNAAAPTWRLDDHDTSDATLPAWTPEPADAPSRRVWLLLAVVLAVVAAGYGTWRSLQAPPTTAPTTATAPPPDEAAPSPRPAPDPRAGAVTPPAASRPPTVPQAPVMPRGDSPRTEAARPARPATALPPPSAAPPAAAPAVATGRVLIRSSPSGEVRVNGELRGETPVVLRDLPLGPYTVSITRPGFEPVERQVVLAVGQPVASLSVDLVRQAASAAPPAGSGAAPSRPATPPAPAPTSSTAQGTGAVPPARAPATSPDPEAPRTGGIFVVSTPTQARLTIDGQYYGSTPAAVPGLTQGAHTVRVEAPGFKPWEGRVAVIGGTRVRVQATLQQEQE; translated from the coding sequence GTGGAGGACGAACGCGGACGCCTGCAGGTCCTCAAGCTGATCACCGAGATCGCCGGCGACGGTCCGCAACTGGCCGAGCACCTCGAACGGGTCCGGCTGGCGCTGCCGCAACATCCGGCGCTCCTGCCCCTGACCGAGGTGGGGCTCAGCCCCGAGGGCGTCTACCTGACCTCGCCGGTCGTGACGGCGCCGACCGTCGAGGGACGCCTGCGCGGCGGCCGCCAGAGCCTCGAGGCGACCTTGCCGTGGCTGCGCGCCATCACCGCCGGCATGCAGGCAGCGCACGACGCGGGCGTCTGGCACGGCGCCATCCATCCGCGCGACGTCCTGATCACCGACGAGGGCGGCATGCTGACCGGCGTCGGGGTGGCGCCGGTCCTCGAGTCCCTCGACATGCAGGCCCCGGTTCGCGTCCCCTTCACCGCGCCGGAGCGCGCGTCGGGCCGCCCCTGGGACGCGCGCGCCGACCAGTACTCGCTGGCCATGCTGGCTCTCGACGCCCTGTCGGGCCGTCGCCTCATCGCCGGGACGATCCCCGCCTTCGATCGGTGGACCCTGGCCGAGACGCCCACCGAGGACGCGCGCCTCCACGACGTCTTCGTGCGTGCGCTGCACCCCGATCCCGACCAGCGATTCGCCTCCGTCGAGGCCTGGCTGCTGGCGCTGGCCGGCGACCAGGCGCCGGCAGAGGCCGGTGCGCTCTCGCGGTTCGCCCGGGAAGGCGTGATCCTCGCCACGCCGGCCGTGGATTCCTCCCGCGACATCGCGGTCCAGCCCATCGAGGACCCGGAGGGCGTGGCCCTGTCGCTGTTCCCGGAGGAAGAGGACACCGCGCTGGCTGCCGTCGAGGAGCCTGCGGGCGCCGAGGTGGTCCCGACCGCCGAGGAGGAGCCCGAGCAGGAGTGGCTGGTGGCCGACGTGCCCGCCGAGGCGCAGGATCAGGACCCGCTCGTCCTCAGGTCTTCCGCAGGGCCCGCCGAGGAGCCGCCCAACGCCGCCGCGCCGACGTGGCGGCTCGACGACCACGACACCAGCGATGCCACCCTGCCGGCCTGGACCCCGGAACCGGCCGACGCGCCGTCGCGACGCGTCTGGCTGCTGCTTGCGGTGGTGCTCGCGGTGGTCGCCGCCGGCTATGGCACGTGGCGCAGCCTGCAGGCGCCGCCAACGACCGCCCCCACGACGGCTACGGCGCCCCCGCCGGATGAGGCGGCGCCATCGCCGCGCCCTGCGCCTGACCCACGGGCCGGGGCCGTGACCCCGCCGGCCGCGTCGCGCCCGCCGACGGTGCCGCAGGCGCCGGTGATGCCCCGTGGGGACTCGCCCCGGACCGAGGCGGCGCGTCCGGCCCGGCCGGCAACCGCACTTCCGCCACCGAGCGCCGCCCCGCCGGCCGCGGCGCCTGCGGTGGCGACCGGCCGCGTGCTGATCCGGTCGTCTCCTTCGGGAGAAGTCAGGGTCAACGGGGAACTCCGGGGCGAGACCCCCGTGGTGCTGCGCGACCTGCCGCTCGGACCCTACACCGTCTCGATCACGCGCCCGGGGTTCGAGCCCGTCGAGCGCCAGGTCGTGCTGGCCGTCGGCCAACCCGTGGCCTCGCTCTCGGTCGATCTCGTGCGCCAGGCGGCATCGGCCGCGCCGCCGGCCGGTTCGGGGGCCGCGCCGTCGCGGCCCGCCACCCCGCCCGCGCCGGCCCCCACCTCGTCGACGGCGCAAGGCACCGGGGCGGTGCCGCCGGCCCGAGCGCCCGCGACCAGCCCCGACCCCGAGGCGCCGCGCACGGGTGGCATCTTCGTCGTGTCGACGCCGACGCAGGCGCGGCTGACGATCGACGGCCAGTACTACGGCAGCACGCCCGCGGCAGTGCCCGGGCTCACGCAGGGGGCGCACACGGTTCGCGTGGAGGCGCCGGGATTCAAGCCCTGGGAGGGGCGGGTGGCCGTCATCGGCGGCACCCGCGTCCGGGTACAGGCCACGTTGCAGCAGGAACAGGAATGA
- the bshC gene encoding bacillithiol biosynthesis cysteine-adding enzyme BshC, with the protein MLPDSTTQAAQPQGIDLRQWSGSRLSLDYTYRHEPLARFYAGDPADPEAWRVAIARAQAHPRERDRMVAVLERQLEQRRAPDQARAAARKLADPRAVAIVTGQQAGLFGGPLYTLMKGLTAARLAADIEATYGVPCVTVFWNHAEDHDWEEVASAWVLDAELQVHKLTVGGIEGDGHVPVGQVHLTEDITRVLDELETLLPRTEFTDETIAQLRQCYQPGTGMADAFGHLLDLLLGPLGVIVFDGSDPAAKPLASAIFQRVLAHPGHTRQLATDAGQALIAAGYHAQVLAQPDGTALFSMADGRIPIKYRDGQFFVGDTAVDADALRQDAAAHPERFSPNVLLRAVVQDTLLPTIAYVAGPSELAYLGQLKDVYAFHETPMPLIVPRATGTVLDSAAQRFLARTSLELKSLQAQDEHVLNQWLEAQLPPSLEQALQDLARAIDERIAVLAAEVPALDPTLEGAVKSSQGRLSHEVRALHTKVITAAKRRHDTLRRQFAHAQHLAFPGGHPQERVVCLAWFMNRFGPALVPRLYECLPTEGGKHWLLQL; encoded by the coding sequence GTGCTCCCAGACTCGACCACGCAGGCCGCTCAGCCTCAGGGCATCGACCTGCGACAGTGGTCGGGTTCGCGCCTGAGCCTCGACTACACCTACCGTCACGAACCGCTCGCCCGCTTCTACGCCGGCGACCCGGCCGACCCCGAGGCCTGGCGGGTCGCGATCGCCCGCGCGCAAGCGCATCCCCGTGAGCGGGACCGCATGGTCGCCGTGCTCGAGCGGCAGTTGGAGCAGCGCCGGGCGCCCGATCAGGCACGCGCCGCGGCGCGCAAGTTGGCCGACCCTCGCGCGGTCGCCATCGTGACCGGCCAGCAGGCGGGCCTGTTCGGCGGTCCGCTCTACACCCTGATGAAGGGACTCACGGCCGCGCGCCTGGCCGCCGACATCGAGGCGACGTACGGCGTGCCCTGCGTGACGGTCTTCTGGAACCACGCCGAGGACCACGACTGGGAAGAAGTCGCCTCGGCCTGGGTGCTCGACGCCGAGCTGCAGGTGCACAAGCTGACGGTCGGCGGCATCGAGGGCGACGGGCACGTCCCGGTCGGACAGGTGCACCTCACCGAGGACATCACGCGCGTCCTCGACGAGCTCGAGACGCTGCTGCCCCGCACCGAGTTCACCGACGAGACGATCGCGCAGCTGCGACAGTGTTACCAGCCCGGCACGGGCATGGCCGACGCGTTCGGGCACCTGCTCGACCTCCTGCTCGGTCCGCTGGGCGTCATCGTCTTCGACGGCAGCGATCCGGCGGCCAAGCCGCTGGCCAGCGCCATCTTCCAGCGCGTGCTGGCTCACCCTGGGCACACCCGGCAACTGGCCACCGACGCCGGACAGGCCCTCATCGCCGCCGGCTATCACGCCCAGGTCCTCGCACAACCGGACGGGACCGCCCTGTTCTCCATGGCGGACGGCCGGATTCCCATCAAGTACCGCGACGGCCAGTTCTTCGTCGGCGACACGGCGGTCGACGCCGACGCGCTGCGACAGGACGCAGCCGCCCATCCCGAGCGCTTCAGCCCCAACGTGCTGCTGCGCGCCGTCGTGCAGGACACCTTGCTGCCGACCATCGCCTACGTGGCGGGGCCCTCGGAACTGGCCTACCTCGGGCAACTGAAGGACGTCTACGCCTTCCACGAGACGCCGATGCCGCTCATCGTGCCGCGCGCGACGGGCACGGTGCTCGATTCGGCGGCCCAGCGCTTCCTGGCGCGGACCTCGCTCGAGCTGAAGTCCCTGCAGGCGCAGGACGAGCACGTGTTGAACCAGTGGCTCGAGGCGCAGTTGCCGCCGTCGCTGGAGCAGGCCCTGCAGGATCTGGCGCGTGCCATCGACGAACGCATCGCGGTCCTCGCCGCGGAGGTGCCGGCGCTCGACCCGACGCTCGAAGGCGCGGTGAAGTCGTCGCAGGGGCGCCTCAGCCACGAAGTCCGGGCGCTGCACACCAAGGTCATCACGGCGGCCAAGCGTCGCCACGACACGCTGCGGCGCCAGTTCGCGCATGCGCAGCACCTCGCGTTCCCCGGCGGGCACCCGCAGGAACGTGTGGTCTGCCTGGCCTGGTTCATGAACCGGTTCGGCCCGGCGCTCGTGCCCCGGTTGTACGAGTGCCTGCCCACCGAGGGCGGCAAGCATTGGCTCCTCCAGCTCTGA
- a CDS encoding PBP1A family penicillin-binding protein — MAPPALTRRRRRRRWPRILLAVLLGPLLVLAGTFVYLYRSVAVEVDARLSGLHDRVAPRVYARPFVLRRGQALTAQELDDRLDDLGYTRKARADEPGEFDISGAEVRLVPRGGTAEGQLVRVTLAPDASGKASHVGALVLARAGEAEAVELEAPLLTAVAPGGRGRQRQLPLAQLPRSVVQAVLAIEDRRFYSHPGVDVIRTLGAIVTNLRGDKPYLVGGSTLTQQLVKNSFLTPEKTYTRKLREQVMSLVLERRLTKDEILELYLNDVYLGQRGSFSVHGMAEGAHLYFGKDVSNVTLAEAAMLAGIIQSPAAYSPTRHPERARERRDVVLRAMAEAGYVSRAEAETAIGTPLVTAAGTVDAEAPYFVDHVAQLIGELVELRASATRIEVHTTLDLHLQRLAQDVVATGVADIEARFARKGKSRGPLQAALVAVDPRTGEILAMVGGRSYQRSQYNRATTAKRQPGSTFKPFVFLAAYDMALREGRTDLTPATVLSDEPATFLVNGQEWAPHNYDGTNDGLITARRALARSRNLATIQMAELTGYQTIASLWRSIKPGFTARAYPSIALGVFEATPLDMAEAYTIFPNLGEVRPLKAIARLEVDGATIPTPETARPRHVAQPAPTFLVTNMMRSVLNEGTGAAARAAGFALDAAGKSGTTNDLRDAWFVGFTPELLTVVWVGLDDNTPVGLSGSQAALPIWTAFMKRALAGHPNRPFAVPDGVTFVEIDKDTGGRAGPFCDKPYNEAFLVGTEPQTLCYTHLGVPGGSLTGPQLLQVPATAPVPSSQPQASPVP; from the coding sequence TTGGCTCCTCCAGCTCTGACGCGGAGGCGCCGACGGCGGCGCTGGCCCCGCATCCTCCTCGCGGTCCTGCTCGGCCCGTTGCTGGTCCTGGCCGGCACCTTCGTCTACCTGTACCGCAGCGTCGCCGTCGAGGTGGACGCGCGCCTCTCGGGCCTGCACGATCGCGTCGCCCCGCGCGTCTATGCACGGCCCTTCGTGCTCCGCCGTGGCCAGGCCCTCACGGCGCAGGAACTCGACGACCGCCTCGACGACCTCGGCTACACCCGGAAGGCGCGGGCCGACGAGCCGGGCGAGTTCGATATCTCGGGCGCCGAGGTGCGGCTGGTGCCGCGCGGCGGCACGGCGGAGGGCCAGCTGGTGCGCGTGACGCTCGCGCCCGACGCCTCGGGCAAGGCGAGCCACGTCGGCGCGCTGGTGCTCGCGCGGGCCGGCGAGGCGGAGGCCGTGGAGCTCGAGGCGCCGCTGCTGACGGCAGTGGCCCCGGGCGGCCGTGGACGACAACGCCAGCTCCCGCTCGCGCAGTTGCCCAGGTCGGTGGTGCAGGCGGTGCTGGCCATCGAGGACCGGCGCTTCTACTCGCACCCCGGCGTCGACGTCATCCGCACCCTCGGGGCCATCGTCACCAACCTGCGCGGCGACAAGCCGTACCTGGTCGGCGGCAGCACGCTCACGCAGCAACTGGTCAAGAACTCGTTCCTGACGCCGGAGAAGACCTACACCCGCAAGCTTCGCGAGCAGGTGATGTCGCTGGTGCTGGAGCGTCGGCTCACCAAGGACGAGATTCTCGAGCTCTACCTCAACGACGTGTACCTCGGCCAGCGCGGCTCGTTCTCGGTGCACGGCATGGCCGAGGGCGCGCACCTCTACTTCGGCAAGGACGTGAGCAACGTCACGCTGGCCGAGGCCGCCATGCTGGCCGGGATCATCCAGTCGCCGGCCGCCTACTCGCCGACGCGCCACCCGGAGCGGGCGCGCGAGCGCCGCGACGTGGTGCTGCGCGCGATGGCCGAGGCCGGCTACGTGTCGCGCGCCGAAGCCGAGACGGCGATCGGGACGCCGCTGGTCACCGCCGCCGGCACGGTCGATGCCGAGGCGCCGTACTTCGTCGACCACGTGGCGCAGTTGATCGGCGAGCTCGTCGAGCTCCGCGCCTCGGCCACCCGCATCGAGGTACACACCACGCTCGACCTGCACCTGCAACGCCTCGCGCAGGACGTGGTGGCCACGGGCGTGGCCGACATCGAGGCGCGCTTTGCCAGGAAGGGCAAGTCGCGCGGCCCCCTGCAGGCCGCGCTCGTGGCGGTGGACCCGCGGACCGGCGAGATCCTGGCAATGGTGGGCGGTCGCTCCTACCAGCGATCGCAGTACAACCGCGCCACCACCGCCAAGCGGCAGCCCGGGTCGACCTTCAAGCCGTTCGTGTTCCTCGCCGCCTACGACATGGCCCTGCGCGAGGGCCGCACCGACCTCACGCCGGCCACCGTGCTGTCCGACGAGCCGGCGACGTTCCTGGTGAACGGCCAGGAGTGGGCGCCGCACAACTACGACGGCACCAACGACGGGCTCATCACGGCCCGCCGCGCCCTGGCCCGCTCGCGCAACCTGGCGACGATCCAGATGGCGGAGTTGACCGGCTACCAGACGATTGCCTCGCTCTGGCGGAGCATCAAGCCCGGATTCACGGCGCGCGCCTATCCGTCGATCGCCCTCGGCGTGTTCGAAGCGACCCCGCTCGACATGGCCGAGGCCTACACGATCTTCCCGAACCTCGGGGAAGTGCGTCCCCTCAAGGCGATCGCGCGCCTCGAGGTGGACGGCGCGACGATACCAACGCCGGAAACGGCGCGGCCGCGGCACGTCGCGCAGCCGGCGCCGACCTTCCTGGTCACCAACATGATGCGCAGCGTCCTGAACGAGGGCACCGGGGCAGCCGCCCGCGCCGCCGGCTTCGCGCTCGACGCGGCCGGCAAGAGCGGCACGACCAACGACCTGCGCGACGCCTGGTTCGTCGGCTTCACACCCGAACTGCTGACGGTGGTCTGGGTGGGCCTCGACGACAACACGCCCGTCGGCCTGAGCGGCTCTCAGGCCGCGCTGCCCATCTGGACGGCCTTCATGAAGCGGGCGCTGGCCGGCCACCCGAATCGACCGTTCGCGGTCCCGGACGGCGTGACCTTCGTCGAGATCGACAAGGACACCGGCGGTCGCGCCGGCCCGTTCTGCGACAAGCCGTACAACGAGGCGTTCCTGGTGGGGACCGAGCCGCAGACCCTCTGCTACACGCACCTGGGCGTGCCGGGGGGCAGCCTCACGGGTCCCCAACTCCTCCAGGTGCCGGCCACCGCGCCCGTCCCGTCGTCACAGCCACAGGCGTCCCCAGTCCCGTGA